From Trichoderma atroviride chromosome 1, complete sequence, one genomic window encodes:
- a CDS encoding uncharacterized protein (EggNog:ENOG41~antiSMASH:Cluster_1.8~SMCOG1030:serine/threonine protein kinase), producing MSLFVKSLSQLLNKDKSLNPSLSKQPDPRPAPRQDAREALAFEDVVTQLFAEAPPSEEATRPFTESFIEFGTLTHTAEEPAPESLASPRLLAKAQPTDDEAIQSVNGLFILPEEDGHLKKITTPQARTQPLTQQCVPAEDTSISTEESIRKELTAQQRAEAPSLQESDQESQPFTQPYVLLVDSTDTPEAIESMEATIRNMRPSDKKKEAECAQIASVPSVLFKYGYRAETIESETKRDVAAILQYTYSRVPDTRLIISHRFKYVKGREMSSSSAIISPKQPLRSRDTFGVIQRTQDVDFTIDLLHSHNSSRLNCQIIYRPDSDNCFLVNHTGQDMNLVSLNSEDPWSACVAKGWYTVIVPSIFELTLSTPKIEASDASFCVEIMLLKKQFNICIPRPHNHAPQKRSVNHARDETTSTKRQKLNNRKAESTNFQLHLSATGDSIIPKSRRDYVARIADLRDGETAIISSLAPGGGKSIVPAVRSSYQLRRHSSINKTAFSQVFTARHSEISKDLVVKTPRSQDPIHLMLAVKIWKREKTTLERLNHPNIVTLIAFDSRILALYLEELPKSLFRGSLSTFEPLNAYKILYGVASALKYLATRRIVHNDIKPKNIAYCRSRGAVLFDFGAATSPKFEQPTGGTAWYMPPEFIETSARGAPGDIWALGITMLYVTGKIQHPDRSSNNWHIIDTRHQIEPPYKKALDWLRLISDQRAKLDQKDNVESLIYRMLQPEPIYRINAAAIITELRSGTLKPIRLE from the exons CATTTACTGAATCATTTATTGAATTCGGAACATTGACCCATACGGCAGAGGAGCCAGCACCTGAAAGCCTTGCATCTCCTCGGCTCCTCGCTAAAGCGCAGCCAACTGACGACGAGGCGATCCAGTCTGTTAATGGCCTATTCATATtaccagaagaagacgggcatTTGAAAAAGATTACTACGCCGCAAGCGAGGACTCAACCTCTTACTCAACAATGCGTCCCGGCAGAAGACACAAGTATTTCAACAGAGGAGTCAATACGCAAGGAATTGACAGCTCAACAACGGGCTGAAGCACCGTCACTTCAAGAGTCTGACCAAGAATCTCAGCCATTCACTCAACCTTACGTGCTTCTAGTTGATTCGACTGACACGCCCGAGGCCATAGAATCTATGGAGGCAACTATACGGAATATGAGACCATccgacaagaaaaaagaggccgaGTGCGCTCAAATTGCCTCTGTACCATCCGTGCTTTTTAAATACGGATATAGAGCCGAGACAATCGAGAGTGAGACCAAGAGAGATGTGGCTGCAATTCTTCAATATACTTACTCCCGCGTGCCTGATACCCGGCTTATCATATCTCACCGTTTCAAATATGTCAAAGGCAGAgagatgagcagcagctcggccaTCATCAGCCCCAAGCAGCCACTCCGCAGCAGAGACACATTTGGCGTTATTCAGCGCACGCAAGATGTGGATTTCACCATCGACTTGCTGCATAGCCACAATTCTTCTAGGCTCAATTGCCAAATCATCTACCGACCTGACAGCGATAATTGTTTCTTGGTCAATCACACAGGGCAGGACATGAATCTTGTGAGCTTGAACTCGGAGGATCCTTGGAGTGCATGTGTCGCAAAGGGTTGGTATACGGTCATTGTCCCCAGCATTTTCGAGCTCACTTTATCAACCCCTAAGATTGAAGCCAGTGATGCTTCATTCTGCGTTGAAATCATGCTACTCAAAAAGCAATTCAACATCTGCATTCCAAGGCCGCATAATCACGCACCGCAAAAACGGAGTGTTAATCATGCTAGAGATGAGACTACGTCAACAAAGCGACAAAAGCTAAACAATAGGAAAGCCGAAAGCACCAACTTTCAATTACATTTATCGGCTACTGGCGATTCAATCATCCCAAAATCTCGTCGTGATTACGTTGCTCGAATTGCAGATCTCAGAGATGGAGAGACTGCTATAATTTCTTCCCTAGCACCTGGTGGAGGTAAAAGCATTGTGCCCGCTGTTAGATCTTCATACCAACTACGGCGGCATAGTTCAATTAATAAAACGGCGTTCTCGCAAGTTTTTACCGCTCGGCACTCTGAAATATCAAAAGACTTGGTTGTTAAGACTCCTCGATCTCAAGATCCCATCCATCTAATGTTAGCTGTGAAGAtctggaaaagagaaaagactACTCTCGAGAGACTAAATCAT CCGAATATCGTAACACTCATCGCCTTTGACAGCCGTATACTCGCACTATACCTCGAGGAGCTCCCCAAATCTCTCTTCCGTGGAAGTCTGTCTACATTCGAGCCACTCAATGCTTACAAAATACTGTATGGCGTTGCATCTGCCTTGAAATATTTAGCCACTCGCCGGATTGTGCACAATGATATCAAACCCAAGAATATTGCTTACTGCCGCAGTCGAGGTGCTGTTCTATTTGACTTTGGAGCGGCCACGTCGCCTAAATTTGAACAACCAACAGGTGGAACAGCTTGGTATATGCCGCCAGAATTCATAGAAACATCGGCGCGCGGTGCTCCAGGAGATATATGGGCCTTGGGCATTACAATGCTTTATGTGACTGGCAAGATTCAACATCCGGATAGGTCATCTAATAACTGGCATATCATCGACACCCGCCATCAGATAGAGCCTCCGTACAAAAAGGCGCTTGACTGGCTGCGACTTATTTCTGACCAAAGAGCGAAACTGGACCAAAAGGATAATGTTGAATCTCTGATTTACCGAATGCTCCAACCAGAGCCGATATACCGCATAAATGCAGCAGCTATTATTACCGAGTTACGATCAGGTACTTTGAAACCCATTAGACTCGAGTAG
- a CDS encoding uncharacterized protein (EggNog:ENOG41~antiSMASH:Cluster_1.8~SMCOG1010:NAD-dependent epimerase/dehydratase), which translates to MTKVLITGVTGYIGGSILSHLQSSANQAIRELEISVLVRNDSRAEYFSSIGLKVYTIKDLDDLDAIKAAASENDVVIHTASGYHTASARALIQGLGIRKTSKKDANLYYIHTSGTSNLADRPISQIYAESRTFSDKDSDIYEYLKKRENLEPYAQRTTDLTVVETGKEESVPTTIIMSPTIYGVGSGKFNRITIQYPLQMKAAIASGRAEYVGDGRGVWEFVHILDLAPLYEIVLLDWIQGQRAIPVGEKGFVFSGTGTFAWKDVAQWIAKAGVKLGQLTETEAKSISLEEAAEKWVRGDTQLCELGFASNARTRAEIGKELGWKPTRSRADWEQSFFEEFEEVLKTNTK; encoded by the coding sequence ATGACAAAAGTACTTATTACCGGCGTGACCGGTTATATCGGCGGGTCGATTCTTTCTCACTTGCAATCCTCGGCCAATCAAGCAATCAGAGAGTTGGAGATTTCTGTCCTCGTTCGCAATGACTCTCGAGCAGAATATTTCTCGTCCATTGGTCTCAAAGTTTATACCATCAAAGATCTTGATGACTTGGACGCTATCAAAGCCGCAGCTTCCGAAAACGACGTTGTAATTCACACCGCTTCCGGATACCATACTGCGAGTGCCAGGGCCTTGATCCAAGGTCTTGGGATACGTAAAACATCGAAAAAAGATGCCAATCTATATTATATCCATACGTCTGGCACGTCGAATCTTGCTGATCGACCCATAAGTCAAATATATGCCGAATCTCGAACCTTCAGCGATAAAGATTCGGATATTTATGAGTAtctgaagaaaagagaaaatcttGAGCCATATGCTCAGCGTACTACGGATCTCACGGTTGTAGAGAcaggaaaggaagagagtgTGCCTACCACAATTATCATGAGTCCTACAATCTACGGCGTTGGATCCGGAAAGTTCAACCGAATAACCATTCAGTATCCGCTGCAAATGAAGGCGGCGATTGCAAGTGGACGAGCAGAAtatgttggtgatggcagAGGCGTATGGGAGTTTGTGCACATACTCGACCTCGCTCCATTATACGAGATTGTCTTGCTGGATTGGATCCAGGGACAAAGAGCCATTCCGGTTGGAGAGAAGGGGTTTGTTTTTAGCGGTACCGGAACATTCGCCTGGAAGGATGTCGCGCAGTGGATTGCCAAGGCCGGCGTAAAACTTGGACAGTTGACTGAAACCGAGGCGAAAAGTATCAGTCtagaagaagctgccgaaAAATGGGTTCGTGGGGACACGCAACTGTGCGAACTGGGGTTTGCGAGCAATGCTAGGACGAGAGCAGAAATTGGCAAAGAGCTAGGCTGGAAACCAACGAGATCAAGGGCAGATTGGGAGCAGTCTTTCTTTGAAGAATTTGAAGAAGTTCTCAAGACAAACACGAAGTAA
- a CDS encoding uncharacterized protein (antiSMASH:Cluster_1.8), with the protein MDNSRLRVQLLHDMDKKIGHTPDVCTSDMIPICEATTDPAWDATFGASKRAAIRTEALARRQLSHDKIFPGWSTIWETFSSKERGAKVCGAR; encoded by the exons ATGGACAACAGCCGTCTTAGAGTCCAACTCCTTCACGACATG GACAAGAAGATCGGCCATACACCCGACGTCTGCACCTCTGACATGATCCCGATTTGCGAAGCCACTACGGATCCTGCATGGGATGCCACATTTGGCGCCTCAAAACGGGCCGCGATACGGACGGAGGCTCTGGCTCGACGTCAATTAAGCCATGACAAAATCTTCCCCGGATGGTCAACTATATGGGAGACTTTCAGTTCCAAAGAAAGGGGCGCTAAGGTGTGCGGCGCCAGATAG
- a CDS encoding uncharacterized protein (antiSMASH:Cluster_1.8~TransMembrane:1 (o37-60i)) yields MEDLFVVESFGAFRESLGESLNHLFCHFDPNFFLKLIARGLVVFGLTVFGLIVVFVVSIFPRRFQVSKYLSTSSGLEFAGLFNNGLRESLASTEGVGAVDARRLGAIVTYRSAYR; encoded by the coding sequence ATGGAAGATTTATTTGTCGTAGAATCTTTTGGCGCCTTTCGAGAATCGCTTGGCGAGAGTCTTAATCACCTCTTCTGCCACTTTGACCCCAACTTCTTCCTTAAGCTCATCGCCCGTGGGCTCGTCGTCTTTGGGCTCACCGTCTTTggcctcatcgtcgtctttgtAGTCTCCATCTTCCCGCGGAGGTTCCAGGTGTCAAAGTATTTGTCAACATCTTCAGGGCTGGAGTTTGCTGGGCTCTTCAACAATGGGCTGCGCGAGTCTCTTGCTTCGACGGAGGGCGTAGGGGCGGTGGACGCAAGGCGTTTGGGGGCCATCGTGACGTATCGAAGCGCATATAGGTGA
- a CDS encoding uncharacterized protein (EggNog:ENOG41), with protein sequence MTARSVNNEFEIVLEDKTNPDDISAKPKFTIRGANIDNGGDSTGLIDVNIGGDALIVQCDLVQAVHGFLYSDQPATLAVFQFGFVPRGNNRRFKEVKVTLTFSAGDVKAITPSNTWAIFKSKTEREVSHSVNPNLEASCGPGKGSLGYTWQLKKTDKIKGHARVEGIMRTQGHSSRRGGRKNTVFWGLYENKAIKSGIPSFMQTAVLLKRDKLVEDPLGERFSAKIMISGEVDRLTNVKEKWETLTAAMSGSSVKGENILFNPKNNRGTVKDPGNLLVKDLEKYKSLVTIRNWVDENAELTLKTGAVVAVPATTSMAVADKPALGPVDQTKLSAEAATGALSLIPPVQSTTMIHQPAAEDLDSHAQVQEPAPAGVSIPVVESAATNEMDPSAEKSEVVETSGGERVAEILVELRDQLSTVRIKANLVRRLLQLEEKERHIMQEIMRLESLPTD encoded by the coding sequence ATGACGGCAAGATCAGTTAACAATGAGTTTGAGATTGTTCTAGAGGACAAGACCAACCCGGATGATATTAGCGCTAAGCCCAAGTTCACAATCAGAGGCGCCAACATCGACAACGGCGGCGACAGCACAGGCTTGATCGATGTTAACATAGGTGGCGACGCTCTCATTGTGCAATGCGACTTGGTACAGGCCGTTCACGGTTTTTTGTACAGTGACCAGCCCGCCACACTCGCGGTCTTCCAATTCGGATTCGTGCCGCGCGGCAACAACCGGCGCTTCAAAGAAGTCAAGGTCACCTTGACCTTTTCCGCAGGGGATGTAAAAGCCATCACTCCGTCCAACACATGGGCTATATTCAAGTCTAAGACAGAGCGGGAGGTGAGCCACTCAGTGAACCCTAATCTAGAGGCATCATGCGGACCCGGAAAGGGTAGTCTCGGGTACACGTGGCAACTCAAAAAGACcgacaagatcaagggccATGCACGTGTCGAAGGTATAATGAGGACGCAAGGTCACAGTTCCAGGCGTGGCGGGAGGAAGAACACCGTCTTCTGGGGGCTTTATGAGAATAAAGCTATCAAGAGCGGCATCCCAAGCTTCATGCAGACCGCCGTGCTACTCAAGAGGGACAAACTAGTAGAGGATCCACTGGGCGAGAGGTTCAGCGCCAAGATCATGATCTCTGGCGAGGTGGACAGGCTTACCAATGTCAAGGAGAAGTGGGAAACTTTGACGGCAGCCATGTCCGGCAGCAGTGTCAAAGGGGAGAATATCCTTTTCAACCCCAAGAACAATCGAGGCACGGTCAAGGATCCTGGCAACCTGCTGGTCAAAGACTTGGAAAAATATAAGAGCCTTGTCACCATACGTAATTGGGTGGATGAGAATGCAGAATTAACGCTCAAGACCGGAGCAGTTGTTGCTGTACCTGCAACGACATCAATGGCCGTAGCGGACAAGCCGGCCCTGGGGCCTGTCGACCAGACGAAACTTTCGGCGGAGGCGGCAACAGGTGCGCTTTCACTCATACCTCCGGTTCAAAGCACCACAATGATTCATCAACCAGCGGCTGAGGATCTCGACAGTCATGCCCAAGTCCAGGAACCTGCTCCTGCGGGTGTCTCGATACCCGTTGTAGAGTCAGCAGCCACGAATGAGATGGACCCCTCAGCTGAAAAGTCGGAGGTAGTCGAAACATCGGGGGGCGAGAGAGTAGCCGAAATCCTGGTGGAGCTACGGGACCAGCTCTCGACGGTTCGTATCAAGGCAAACTTGGTGAGGAGACTACTTCAGCTGGAGGAAAAAGAACGGCACATAATGCAGGAGATTatgaggctggagagcttgcCTACGGATTAG